Proteins encoded within one genomic window of uncultured Draconibacterium sp.:
- a CDS encoding DUF4870 domain-containing protein gives MHRIIDDPNERQWGMLVHIAALATFILPVAGNIIGPLIIYLMKKDEYEFVNEQGKEVLNFQITWSIIFFISIILIFVGIGILMLVGFGIAWLVLVIVASVSASNGTPYKYPFTIRFLQ, from the coding sequence ATGCACCGAATAATCGATGATCCGAACGAGCGCCAGTGGGGAATGTTAGTTCACATTGCCGCTTTGGCCACTTTTATTTTACCTGTTGCCGGAAATATTATTGGGCCGCTCATTATTTATTTAATGAAAAAAGACGAGTACGAATTTGTTAACGAACAAGGCAAGGAAGTACTTAATTTCCAGATTACCTGGTCGATCATCTTTTTTATTTCAATTATTCTGATTTTTGTGGGAATAGGTATTTTAATGCTGGTTGGTTTTGGTATTGCATGGTTGGTTTTGGTTATTGTAGCATCAGTTTCGGCAAGTAACGGAACGCCTTACAAATACCCTTTCACCATCCGTTTTTTGCAATAA
- a CDS encoding C40 family peptidase, translating to MNYGISNLSIIPVRLEPSEKSEMVTQILFGEHFEMREQMVGWTNVKLAYDGYEGWIDTKMITPISNRTLNKIEKSPTAVTSDIITIVPVNEEQNLMLAAGSTLPVWRPYLKQFSVIQDTYLATGDVIYGKLKNARKIAIKQALKYFNAPYLWGGRTPFGVDCSGFTQIIYKMIGIKLPRDASEQVKIGTAMSFVDEAEPGDLAFFDDEEGNIVHVGIIWKRNKIIHASGQVRIDNVDQFGIFNIDTQRYTHKMRVMKKIIQ from the coding sequence ATGAACTACGGCATTTCCAATTTAAGTATTATTCCGGTTCGGCTCGAGCCTTCGGAAAAAAGTGAAATGGTTACACAGATTCTTTTTGGCGAACACTTCGAAATGCGCGAACAAATGGTGGGCTGGACCAATGTTAAGCTGGCCTACGACGGTTACGAAGGCTGGATTGATACAAAAATGATTACGCCGATTTCTAATCGTACTTTAAACAAAATTGAAAAGAGCCCAACTGCCGTTACATCCGATATTATTACCATTGTTCCGGTTAACGAAGAACAAAACTTAATGCTGGCAGCCGGAAGTACTTTGCCTGTTTGGCGCCCTTATCTAAAACAGTTTTCGGTAATTCAAGACACGTACCTGGCAACCGGCGACGTTATTTACGGAAAGCTGAAAAATGCACGCAAAATTGCCATAAAACAGGCTTTGAAATATTTTAATGCGCCTTACCTTTGGGGAGGACGTACACCTTTTGGTGTTGATTGCAGTGGTTTTACCCAGATTATTTACAAGATGATTGGCATTAAATTACCACGCGATGCCAGCGAACAGGTAAAAATAGGAACGGCCATGAGTTTTGTTGATGAGGCAGAACCCGGCGACCTTGCTTTTTTCGACGATGAGGAAGGAAATATTGTTCATGTGGGAATTATTTGGAAACGCAATAAAATCATTCATGCATCGGGGCAGGTGCGTATCGATAATGTCGATCAGTTTGGAATTTTTAATATCGATACGCAACGTTATACCCACAAAATGCGTGTAATGAAGAAAATAATACAATAA
- a CDS encoding molybdenum cofactor synthesis domain-containing protein yields MEAQTCKIKSLNISEKKGTIKTPRKVLNLNLEGIEGDAHAGKWHRQISLLAAESIKSFEGELGREIKYGEFAENITTEGIVVHKTMPFDRFRAGDVELEVTQIGKKCHGDNCEIFQLAGKCVMPKEGIFCRVIKPGTLSENDELEYIPKTFRIKVITLSDRAFQGIYKDKSGSLLEKLSKDWFTAKTYLCETSRTVIPDEKELLETELQNAVIDGYDIIYTTGSTGIGPRDIAPTIISNFIDLEIPGIMDHIRLKYGAEKPNALLSRSIAGVKGKTLVFSLPGSTKAVNEYLTEIHKILMHSFLMLHGIDGH; encoded by the coding sequence ATGGAAGCACAAACCTGCAAAATAAAATCGCTGAATATATCGGAAAAGAAAGGTACGATAAAAACCCCGCGCAAAGTATTAAATCTAAATCTTGAAGGTATAGAAGGCGATGCTCACGCCGGAAAATGGCATCGCCAAATCAGTCTTCTGGCTGCCGAAAGTATCAAAAGTTTTGAAGGAGAATTAGGTCGCGAAATTAAATATGGTGAATTTGCCGAAAACATTACAACGGAAGGAATTGTAGTTCATAAAACCATGCCTTTTGATCGGTTCAGAGCAGGGGATGTAGAGTTGGAAGTAACACAAATCGGGAAAAAATGCCACGGCGATAACTGTGAGATTTTTCAACTGGCAGGAAAATGTGTGATGCCAAAAGAAGGGATTTTCTGTCGGGTAATAAAACCGGGAACACTCTCGGAAAACGATGAGCTGGAATACATTCCAAAAACATTCCGCATTAAAGTAATTACTCTTAGCGACCGTGCTTTCCAAGGCATTTACAAAGACAAAAGCGGGTCTCTTCTTGAGAAACTGAGCAAAGACTGGTTCACAGCAAAAACTTACTTGTGCGAAACATCGCGCACAGTAATTCCTGACGAAAAAGAATTATTGGAAACCGAGCTACAAAATGCTGTCATCGACGGTTACGACATCATTTATACCACCGGAAGCACCGGAATCGGACCGCGTGATATTGCTCCAACAATCATCTCAAACTTTATCGATCTGGAAATTCCGGGAATTATGGATCACATCCGGCTAAAATATGGCGCAGAAAAACCCAATGCTTTGCTCAGCCGTTCAATTGCGGGAGTTAAAGGCAAAACATTGGTATTCTCGCTGCCGGGAAGTACAAAAGCCGTAAACGAATATTTAACAGAGATTCATAAAATTCTGATGCATTCATTTCTTATGCTTCATGGAATTGACGGGCATTAA
- a CDS encoding GAF domain-containing protein codes for MEDRKKEGRYGRIYKQLSELVVKSNNAQARMATIIAVLHHKMDYFFWTGYYLIEDGEMTVNSYQGPVACQILEKEKGVCWAAYNKKETVIVEDVHAFPDHIACDARSKSEIVVPLKNKAGEIIGVLDIDSSEKASFTEVDANWLEKILELIYS; via the coding sequence ATGGAAGACAGGAAAAAAGAAGGCCGATACGGAAGAATATACAAACAGCTGAGCGAACTGGTGGTAAAAAGTAATAACGCACAGGCGCGAATGGCAACTATAATTGCCGTTTTACACCATAAAATGGATTACTTTTTCTGGACGGGTTACTACCTTATTGAAGATGGCGAAATGACCGTTAACTCGTACCAAGGACCGGTTGCCTGTCAGATTCTGGAAAAAGAAAAAGGTGTTTGCTGGGCGGCTTACAACAAAAAAGAAACGGTTATAGTTGAAGATGTACACGCTTTCCCGGATCATATTGCCTGCGATGCCCGCTCAAAATCAGAGATAGTGGTTCCACTAAAAAATAAAGCCGGCGAAATCATCGGTGTTTTAGATATCGACAGTTCAGAAAAAGCTTCTTTTACTGAAGTTGACGCAAATTGGCTGGAGAAAATTCTGGAGTTGATTTATAGTTAG
- a CDS encoding NigD-like protein encodes MRKLAFGILIGLLVAFTSCLDDDDGYSLGDYWIGFGIYKGDGAGAVSLIMDNGTVLIPAASSSPGWSLDFSDGDRVLVNYTILDEDETSSSVERYFVKVNDISDVLMKGIMDITEENEDSIGNDPIIVKDAWITDSLLNFRLKYWGYNNTHFLNLVKEPGELTADDQPFQLELRHNANEDPESIPYIAYVSFSLNSLRVNGLDSIRFEVTATDYEGVAYQDSGVFNYSNLELPTP; translated from the coding sequence ATGAGAAAATTAGCATTTGGAATTTTAATAGGATTACTGGTAGCTTTTACCAGCTGTTTAGATGATGACGATGGTTATTCGTTGGGCGATTATTGGATTGGGTTTGGAATTTATAAGGGAGATGGAGCAGGAGCGGTGAGTCTGATAATGGACAACGGTACTGTATTGATTCCGGCAGCTTCGTCGAGCCCGGGATGGTCTTTAGATTTTTCGGATGGCGACCGTGTTTTGGTTAACTATACAATTTTAGATGAAGATGAAACCAGCAGTTCTGTAGAACGCTACTTTGTTAAAGTCAATGATATCAGCGATGTTCTGATGAAAGGTATTATGGATATTACGGAAGAAAATGAGGATAGTATTGGTAACGATCCTATTATTGTTAAAGATGCCTGGATTACCGACAGTTTACTGAATTTTAGATTGAAATACTGGGGATACAATAATACCCATTTCTTGAACCTGGTAAAAGAACCGGGAGAATTAACAGCCGATGATCAGCCGTTTCAATTGGAGTTGAGACACAATGCAAACGAAGATCCGGAGTCGATTCCATATATCGCTTATGTTTCGTTTAGTTTGAACAGTTTGCGTGTAAATGGTTTAGATTCGATACGTTTTGAAGTTACAGCAACCGATTATGAAGGTGTTGCTTATCAAGACAGTGGCGTATTTAATTACAGCAATTTGGAATTACCCACACCATAA
- the hutH gene encoding histidine ammonia-lyase, with translation MANRIFEITPKNLTFEIIQDILENNVKLKLSEISVQLIHKSKKYLDNKLERADKPLYGINTGFGALCDIEISKDSLSKLQENLVVSHACNIGPEIPADVVKLMLLLKVHALSKGNSAVQLITVQRILDLFNNDVLPVVCEQGSLGASGDLAPLAKLFLPLLGLGEVNFEGKKQQSGKVLEKLGWEPIKLEAKEGLALLNGTQFMSAHAVYTLLKTFRIIDQGDIIGALSLDAFDGLIEPFSENIQRIRPHRGQAETAKNFRNVLTGSEMQAKPKAHIQDPYSFRCIPQVHGAVKDAVNYVATVIETEINSVTDNPTVFPDEDLIISGGNFHGEPLALSLDFLAMAMSELGSISERRTYRLISGERELPEFLVANPGLNSGFMIPQYAAASIVSQNKQLCTPCVVDSIPSSNEQEDHVSMGGNAATKALKVVLNTEKILAIELYNAAQAMDFRRPVQSSPFIERFIAAYRKKVGFVEEDIVMYEAINLTIEFLNTTKFNRL, from the coding sequence ATGGCAAACCGTATATTTGAAATAACACCCAAAAACCTCACTTTCGAGATCATTCAGGATATTTTGGAAAACAATGTAAAGCTTAAACTTTCCGAAATTTCCGTACAACTCATTCATAAAAGTAAAAAGTACCTTGATAATAAACTCGAAAGAGCCGATAAACCTCTTTACGGAATTAATACCGGATTTGGTGCTTTGTGCGATATCGAAATTTCGAAAGATAGCCTGAGTAAATTGCAGGAAAATCTGGTAGTTTCTCATGCATGTAATATTGGTCCGGAAATTCCGGCTGATGTTGTGAAACTGATGTTGTTGCTAAAAGTTCATGCGCTTTCAAAAGGAAATTCGGCGGTGCAATTAATAACTGTACAACGAATTCTTGACCTTTTCAATAACGATGTTTTACCAGTTGTTTGCGAGCAGGGATCGCTTGGTGCCAGTGGTGATTTGGCTCCGTTGGCAAAATTATTCCTCCCGCTGCTTGGTTTGGGAGAAGTTAATTTTGAAGGCAAAAAACAACAGTCAGGCAAGGTGCTCGAAAAGCTGGGGTGGGAGCCCATAAAACTGGAAGCCAAAGAGGGACTTGCTTTGCTGAATGGCACGCAGTTTATGAGCGCGCACGCCGTTTATACCTTATTAAAAACATTCCGGATCATCGATCAGGGAGATATTATCGGGGCACTTTCGCTGGATGCATTCGACGGTCTGATCGAACCATTCTCTGAAAATATTCAACGTATTCGTCCGCACAGAGGACAGGCCGAAACGGCAAAGAATTTCAGGAATGTTTTAACCGGCAGTGAAATGCAGGCCAAACCAAAAGCTCATATTCAGGATCCATATTCTTTCCGCTGTATTCCGCAGGTTCACGGTGCGGTAAAAGATGCGGTGAATTATGTGGCTACCGTTATTGAAACCGAAATTAACTCGGTAACTGATAATCCAACGGTATTTCCGGATGAGGATTTGATTATATCAGGAGGTAATTTTCATGGCGAGCCGCTTGCTTTGTCGCTCGATTTTTTGGCAATGGCAATGAGCGAACTGGGAAGCATTTCGGAGCGAAGAACTTACCGCTTGATTTCTGGCGAACGCGAATTACCTGAATTTTTGGTAGCTAATCCGGGATTGAATTCCGGGTTTATGATTCCGCAGTATGCAGCAGCGTCTATTGTTAGTCAGAATAAACAACTTTGCACGCCATGTGTCGTCGATTCTATTCCATCGTCGAACGAGCAGGAAGACCACGTGAGTATGGGCGGAAATGCAGCTACAAAAGCTTTAAAAGTAGTTCTGAATACCGAGAAAATACTGGCAATTGAATTATACAATGCTGCTCAGGCAATGGATTTTCGCCGACCTGTACAATCGTCGCCATTTATCGAGCGCTTTATTGCAGCGTATCGCAAAAAGGTAGGTTTTGTAGAGGAAGACATTGTAATGTACGAAGCCATTAATCTTACCATCGAATTTTTGAATACCACAAAGTTCAATCGATTATAA
- a CDS encoding HDIG domain-containing metalloprotein: protein MRKLKSYTRLLLQISLFMLTAVALYLILPGEPKFKYEYQRGFPWQHENLVAPFDFAILKTANELDDEKTEQINSLVPYFFNDTTQKIESLARLRQDMELDIDTTNTNKKKIFEALSTKLDEIYNNGILLFSVDIYDELKGKDQINKRTGNTVQKEDIDQLHSEKSAYNALLNTRQNLVIEGNNFPWLAELNLDRYITANLSYDNETSQKEIDEITQTISATRGMVKQGQRIVLQGEIVDAEKYQMLESLKASYEKERGNDVNRYMVSIGKVLLISVLLSFIFVFLLLYRRDILQHLNKLSFMLMLMVGIIMLSNFINTFPNLHIYIVPLAVFPIMIRTFFDSRTAIFTLIITTLLMGFYAPNNYEFILLQVSAGLIAVFSLNKMHRRVHLVLAALWVFLTYVVVFTALNLIHEGTFLTYDYSMLKWFAISSVLILLVYPLVYIFEKLFGFVSDVTLIEISDSNQPLLRKLAEQAPGTFQHSMQIANLAEEVILRIGGNPFLVRAGALYHDIGKIGRPNFFIENQAMGMNPHDRISNLKSAEVIIDHVKNGVKMAQKHKLPAVIIEFIATHHGTTKAKYFYLKHQEQNPDQEVDEKAFIYPGPLPRSKEAAVVMLVDGIEAASRSMKEKTHENLKTLIDSMIDKKIEDKQLDDSDLTFRDIDTIKRTLLEKLINIYHIRIEYPDEKKGKKQ, encoded by the coding sequence ATGAGAAAACTAAAAAGCTACACCCGGCTATTATTACAGATTTCGCTATTTATGCTTACAGCAGTGGCTTTGTATTTAATTTTGCCCGGAGAACCAAAGTTTAAATACGAGTACCAGAGAGGGTTTCCGTGGCAGCACGAAAACCTGGTGGCACCTTTCGACTTTGCTATTTTAAAAACGGCTAACGAACTGGATGACGAAAAAACGGAGCAGATTAATTCGCTAGTTCCGTATTTTTTTAACGATACTACGCAAAAAATTGAAAGTTTAGCACGCCTTCGCCAGGATATGGAACTTGATATTGACACCACAAACACCAATAAGAAAAAAATATTTGAAGCTTTATCAACAAAACTCGATGAAATATACAACAACGGAATTCTGCTTTTTTCGGTGGATATTTATGACGAACTGAAAGGGAAAGATCAGATTAATAAGCGCACCGGAAATACCGTTCAGAAAGAAGATATTGATCAGCTGCATTCTGAAAAGTCGGCTTATAATGCTTTGCTAAACACACGGCAAAATCTGGTTATCGAAGGCAACAATTTCCCGTGGCTTGCCGAACTTAATCTTGATCGGTACATAACAGCAAACCTTTCGTACGATAACGAAACCAGTCAGAAAGAAATTGATGAAATAACACAAACCATTTCGGCCACGCGCGGTATGGTAAAACAAGGGCAACGAATTGTGCTGCAAGGCGAAATTGTAGATGCCGAAAAATACCAAATGCTGGAATCGTTAAAAGCCAGCTACGAAAAAGAGCGCGGCAACGATGTTAACCGTTACATGGTTTCCATTGGAAAAGTGTTGCTTATTTCGGTTCTGCTTAGCTTTATTTTTGTATTTCTTCTGCTGTACCGACGCGATATTCTTCAGCACCTCAATAAATTAAGTTTTATGCTGATGCTGATGGTTGGCATAATTATGCTATCAAACTTTATTAACACTTTTCCGAACCTACATATTTACATTGTTCCTTTGGCGGTGTTCCCGATTATGATCCGAACATTTTTCGATTCGCGAACGGCTATTTTTACACTAATCATCACCACCCTGCTGATGGGATTTTATGCTCCAAACAATTACGAATTTATTCTTCTGCAAGTATCAGCCGGTCTTATTGCGGTTTTTAGCCTGAATAAAATGCATCGCCGCGTTCACCTGGTGTTGGCTGCCTTGTGGGTATTTTTAACCTACGTAGTTGTATTTACGGCGCTAAATCTTATACATGAAGGAACATTTTTAACCTACGATTATTCGATGTTAAAATGGTTTGCCATTAGCAGTGTGCTTATTCTGTTGGTTTACCCACTGGTATATATTTTCGAAAAACTTTTTGGATTCGTTTCTGATGTTACCTTGATAGAAATATCGGATAGTAACCAGCCATTGTTACGAAAACTGGCCGAACAGGCACCGGGAACATTTCAGCACTCGATGCAAATTGCCAACCTGGCCGAAGAGGTTATTCTGCGCATTGGCGGAAACCCGTTTTTGGTACGTGCCGGCGCACTTTATCACGACATTGGCAAAATCGGACGCCCCAACTTTTTTATCGAAAACCAGGCGATGGGAATGAATCCTCACGACCGGATAAGTAACTTAAAAAGTGCCGAAGTAATTATCGATCACGTAAAAAACGGTGTAAAAATGGCACAAAAGCACAAGCTCCCGGCGGTTATAATTGAGTTTATCGCCACGCATCACGGCACAACAAAAGCAAAATACTTTTATCTGAAACACCAGGAACAAAATCCCGACCAGGAAGTTGATGAGAAAGCCTTTATATACCCCGGCCCACTTCCACGCTCGAAAGAAGCTGCGGTAGTAATGCTGGTTGACGGAATTGAAGCTGCATCGCGCAGTATGAAAGAAAAAACGCACGAAAACCTTAAGACGCTTATCGACAGTATGATCGACAAGAAAATTGAGGATAAACAGCTGGACGACTCAGACCTGACATTCAGAGATATTGATACAATTAAACGTACACTTTTAGAAAAACTGATAAATATTTACCATATAAGAATTGAATATCCCGACGAAAAGAAAGGAAAAAAGCAGTAG
- a CDS encoding thioredoxin domain-containing protein produces MKTRFITLMMAALLLFGYSSCTAKTESNNSEKPAESVSEAGKATTMLTKAMFLEKVWDYENSPQEWKYKGEKPALIDFYADWCGPCRTAAPILEEVAAEFSEEVIVYKIDTQVERELAAVFGVKSIPAFLYIPMEGKPTMASGIARTKEDTKKMFTQNINTILLKKQETSDTL; encoded by the coding sequence ATGAAAACAAGATTTATTACACTAATGATGGCTGCTTTATTATTGTTTGGGTATAGCTCGTGCACAGCAAAAACAGAAAGCAACAATAGCGAAAAACCTGCAGAATCGGTTTCAGAGGCAGGGAAAGCCACCACCATGTTAACCAAAGCTATGTTTTTGGAGAAAGTATGGGATTATGAAAATTCGCCACAAGAATGGAAGTACAAAGGTGAAAAACCGGCCCTGATCGATTTCTATGCCGACTGGTGCGGACCTTGCCGAACAGCAGCTCCTATTTTAGAAGAAGTGGCAGCGGAATTTTCGGAAGAAGTGATCGTTTACAAAATCGATACACAAGTTGAACGCGAACTTGCAGCTGTATTTGGTGTAAAAAGTATACCGGCTTTCCTTTATATTCCTATGGAAGGAAAACCAACAATGGCTTCGGGTATTGCACGAACGAAAGAAGATACAAAAAAGATGTTTACACAAAATATCAATACGATATTGCTTAAAAAGCAAGAAACCAGCGACACACTTTAA
- the hisS gene encoding histidine--tRNA ligase, translating to MAQKPSIPKGTRDFSPSEMVRRNYIFNTIKDVFRLYGFQPIETPAMENLSTLMGKYGEEGDKLLYQIRSNKNLRHKLERKNITIDGKEYSSVDILDMIYDFWLPQKSEIALKYDLTVPFARFVVQHQNDIAFPFKRYQIQPVWRADRPQKGRYREFYQCDVDVIGSNSLLNEVELVQIIDEVFQRLRINTTVKINNRKILAGIAEAIGEADRMVDITVAIDKLDKIGLEKVNAEMLDKGISQEAVDKLQPILKLEGNTVEKLAQIETVIGGTETGAKGIAEMRTMFAYLENIGLNTTVELDLTLARGLNYYTGAIFEVKSNDVQIGSICGGGRYDDLTGIFGMPDVSGVGVSFGAERIYDVLVQLDAFPEESLETTKALFVNFGEKEEAYCLPVLAQLRKNGVNAEIFPESAKMKKQMTYANRKEIPFVILAGDNEMAAQKFTLKNMETGEQQLLDAQELINILK from the coding sequence ATGGCACAGAAACCTTCGATTCCAAAAGGCACCCGCGATTTTTCACCGTCAGAAATGGTGAGAAGAAATTATATTTTCAATACCATTAAGGATGTATTTCGTTTGTACGGATTTCAGCCGATTGAAACACCGGCAATGGAAAACCTTTCAACATTGATGGGGAAATATGGCGAAGAAGGCGATAAGCTGCTCTATCAAATTAGAAGTAATAAAAACTTAAGACACAAGCTTGAAAGAAAGAATATTACTATTGATGGAAAGGAATATTCATCAGTGGATATTTTGGATATGATTTATGATTTTTGGCTTCCTCAGAAATCCGAGATAGCGCTGAAGTATGACCTTACAGTTCCTTTTGCAAGATTTGTAGTACAGCATCAGAACGACATCGCTTTTCCGTTTAAACGTTACCAGATTCAGCCCGTTTGGCGTGCTGACCGCCCTCAAAAAGGGCGTTACCGCGAGTTTTACCAGTGCGATGTTGACGTAATCGGCAGTAATAGTTTACTGAACGAAGTGGAGCTGGTACAAATTATCGATGAGGTTTTCCAACGATTGAGAATCAATACAACGGTGAAAATCAATAACCGTAAAATTCTGGCCGGAATTGCCGAAGCCATTGGCGAAGCCGACAGAATGGTAGATATTACTGTTGCCATCGATAAGCTGGATAAAATCGGTTTGGAAAAGGTAAATGCCGAAATGCTTGACAAAGGAATTTCGCAGGAGGCCGTTGACAAACTTCAACCGATTTTGAAACTGGAAGGAAACACCGTTGAAAAACTGGCGCAGATTGAAACGGTTATTGGCGGAACCGAAACAGGTGCCAAAGGAATTGCCGAAATGCGCACCATGTTTGCTTATTTGGAAAATATCGGGTTAAATACAACCGTTGAACTTGACCTGACTTTAGCGCGAGGTCTGAATTACTACACCGGCGCTATTTTCGAGGTAAAATCAAACGATGTACAAATTGGTAGTATCTGTGGTGGTGGTCGTTACGACGATTTGACCGGAATTTTCGGTATGCCCGATGTGTCAGGAGTTGGTGTGTCGTTTGGTGCAGAGCGTATTTACGATGTGCTTGTTCAGTTGGATGCTTTCCCTGAAGAGTCGCTGGAAACCACAAAAGCATTATTTGTGAACTTCGGAGAGAAGGAAGAAGCCTACTGTTTGCCGGTTTTGGCACAGCTTCGTAAGAATGGTGTAAATGCCGAGATTTTCCCGGAAAGTGCCAAAATGAAAAAGCAAATGACTTATGCCAACCGCAAGGAAATTCCTTTTGTAATTCTGGCCGGCGATAATGAAATGGCTGCCCAAAAGTTCACACTTAAAAATATGGAAACGGGGGAGCAGCAGTTGCTTGACGCACAAGAGCTGATAAATATCCTTAAATAG
- a CDS encoding S41 family peptidase, translating to MKNLVKTTLLLFLAVAIFNSCQKDDPTPDGPEASEYTKKVNRFIKAAMDDKYFWNEDMPDLNYNYETDSKEYFSKLLDEDDEFSWITDDVDALLNSFEGNEKSFGWSLAFYNITDIGKIVGIVEFVYPETPASVAGFKRGDILLKVNGSNLSQSNYSDLLNLDQADVTVGIPTETDIVEDTTISLVSDQLSLNPVLTTNVVAHDGRRIGYLFYAQFIPNYDNDLGAAFQSFISQNITDLVVDLRYNTGGITSSAQYLASCIAPLDVVNNNEILVTLKWNKYWQEYWTDRQIMSQLEMYFNNQVPYKLGLNKVYFLTGPYTASSSELTITGLKPYMDEVITVGDTTYGKYVGSQTLLPVTYLNDADAQEISNWAVQPIVLRWANSAGVTDFKGGFPPDIPADDNLFNAYPLGDKNDPLFKAAIEDITGTPVVAMKSAPKVNFNYKMIDRGFSRYDENKRQGPMGLNKLPE from the coding sequence ATGAAAAATTTAGTGAAAACAACATTATTGTTATTTCTTGCTGTGGCTATTTTTAATAGCTGCCAAAAGGATGACCCTACCCCCGACGGGCCAGAGGCTTCGGAATATACCAAAAAGGTAAATCGTTTCATTAAAGCTGCAATGGATGATAAATACTTCTGGAACGAGGATATGCCCGACCTGAATTACAATTACGAAACCGATTCGAAGGAATATTTTAGTAAATTATTGGATGAAGACGATGAATTTTCGTGGATTACAGATGATGTTGATGCACTGTTAAATAGTTTCGAGGGAAATGAAAAATCGTTTGGCTGGTCACTCGCGTTTTACAACATTACAGATATTGGAAAAATCGTTGGAATAGTAGAGTTTGTATATCCCGAAACTCCGGCCTCGGTGGCAGGATTCAAACGCGGAGATATCCTGCTAAAAGTTAATGGCAGCAACTTGTCGCAATCAAATTACAGCGATTTACTGAATCTCGATCAAGCCGATGTTACTGTTGGTATCCCCACAGAAACAGATATAGTTGAAGACACCACAATAAGTTTAGTATCAGATCAACTTTCACTAAATCCGGTGTTAACTACCAATGTGGTAGCACACGATGGAAGAAGAATTGGCTACCTCTTTTATGCCCAGTTTATTCCAAACTATGATAACGACCTTGGTGCTGCTTTCCAAAGTTTCATCAGCCAAAACATTACAGATTTGGTTGTGGATCTTAGATATAATACAGGCGGCATAACTTCATCTGCTCAATATCTTGCTTCATGCATCGCCCCCTTGGACGTAGTAAATAATAATGAGATACTTGTGACTTTAAAGTGGAACAAATACTGGCAAGAATACTGGACCGACCGACAGATTATGAGTCAACTGGAAATGTATTTCAATAACCAGGTGCCATACAAATTGGGGCTAAACAAGGTTTATTTCCTTACCGGACCATACACCGCGTCGTCTTCGGAACTCACCATAACCGGCTTAAAACCTTATATGGATGAAGTTATAACTGTTGGCGATACCACTTACGGCAAATATGTAGGTTCGCAAACTTTGCTACCGGTTACGTATTTGAACGATGCAGATGCACAGGAAATTAGCAACTGGGCTGTACAACCTATTGTTTTACGCTGGGCTAATTCAGCCGGAGTAACCGACTTTAAAGGTGGTTTTCCTCCGGATATTCCGGCCGACGATAATTTGTTTAACGCTTACCCGCTGGGCGATAAAAACGATCCGCTTTTTAAAGCTGCCATTGAAGATATTACCGGAACACCTGTGGTAGCCATGAAAAGTGCACCGAAAGTGAATTTCAATTATAAAATGATAGATCGTGGTTTTTCACGTTACGATGAAAATAAACGCCAGGGACCAATGGGGCTAAATAAACTACCGGAATAA
- a CDS encoding NUDIX hydrolase, with translation MYTYKYPRAALTVDAIVFVKNDATTLVLLIQRGREPFKNKWALPGGFVDMDETLEKACIRELEEETGLQVEKMQQFRTYDAIDRDPRHRTISVIYSVEVEEQKPVKGSDDAAQAKWFSTDDLPELTFDHTEILRDFFNQK, from the coding sequence ATGTACACCTATAAATATCCACGTGCAGCCCTAACCGTCGATGCTATTGTATTTGTTAAAAACGATGCTACCACTTTAGTGTTGTTAATACAGCGAGGTAGGGAACCTTTTAAAAATAAATGGGCATTGCCCGGAGGTTTTGTGGATATGGACGAAACATTAGAAAAAGCCTGTATTCGCGAACTGGAAGAAGAAACCGGTCTGCAGGTAGAAAAGATGCAGCAGTTTCGTACTTATGATGCCATCGATCGCGATCCGCGCCACCGAACAATCTCAGTGATTTATTCAGTAGAAGTGGAGGAACAAAAGCCGGTAAAAGGCAGCGATGACGCAGCGCAAGCCAAATGGTTTTCGACTGACGATTTGCCGGAACTGACTTTTGACCATACTGAAATTCTGAGGGATTTCTTTAACCAAAAATAA